The Acidobacteriota bacterium sequence CAACCCCATGGCGCGGAACGCTCACCGCAATCTCAGCAGGGAGTTGAGCAAGGCAGGCCATATGGAGGAAGCTCTGGCCGCTGCCAAGGTCGCCTCGGAACAGCTCCCGGATGAAGCCCGCTCATATACCTTGGTTGGCGAGATACTTGCCAATCTCAAGCGGATGGACGAGGCCGAGGACAACTTTCGCCGCGCGCTGGAGCTCGGACTGAGCAGGGCCAGAGAGATTCGGTTTCTTGCCTTTCTGGGACGGATGTCGTGGCAGTGGGGTCGGATTGAATCAGCGGAGGACTTCTCGCGGCGAGCGTTGGAACTCGACCCGCGCAACAAGGAAGCACTCGAGTATCTAGCCGCGTCCTATTTGAGCCGGAAGCGTTACCAAGAGGCACTCAATCAGTACCGGAAACTGTCGGAAGTCGATCCCGACAATGCAACGACGCACAACAACATTGCCGGGCTCCTGCACCACTTGGGCCGGTCGGAAGCAGCGGTCCGGAGCTTCAAACGCGCGCTCTCTCTGGACCCCACCCACGAAGAAGCCCGCATCGGCCTCGAAGAGGCGCGCAAGACCCTGCAGCAAGCGGTGGAATAGCGCCTTCACACCATGGTTGACACAAGGAAGAAAACGAGACCGAATCCGCGCAAGCGATCAGCCCTGAGGTTAGCTTCATCACCTCAAGCCAGTGCCTCCGGCGTAGCCGAACCCGGAAAGTCACCCGCATCCCGGGTTCCTGGCAAGGCCAACCGGTTCTTCGGCCGATTCTCGCGCCGGGGCGCGCTGGTCGTCCTGGCGCTCGCCCTGCTGGCAGGGGTTTGCTACCTGCCGGCGATGCTCTGGGGCGGCCTGATTTGGGATGACTTCATCTGGTTTCAGTCCCCGGCTGTCCTGGAATGGTCCGGCCTCGGCGCCATCTGGTCCTGGCCGTCGAGTATTGAGCAGGAAAAACACTACTGGCCGCTGACCTATACCACCTTCTGGCTGGAACACAAGATCTGGGGACTGGAGCCGACAGGCTATCACGTCGTAAACGTGCTGCTGCACCTGCTCAACTCCCTGCTGCTGTGGCGACTGTTGTTGCGCCTGGTCGTGCCCGGGGCCTGGGTCGTGGCTGCCGTGTTCGTCGCACATCCGCTGAACGTGGAGTCGGTGGCCTGGATCATCGAGCGCAAGGACGTGCTTTCCGGCCTTTTCTACCTACTTGCCGTGATCGTTTGGCTGCGCTTCCTGGAACAACCGCGACCCTGGCGCTATGGCCTGGCGCTGCTGCTGTTCGTAGCAGGCCTGTTGAGCAAATCGGTGGTGGTGACGCTGCCGGTGGCCTTGCTGGTCGTACAGTGGTGGAAGACGGACCGCATCACGACGAAAGATCTGCAGCGCGTGGCGCCATTCTTCCTGGTGGCGCTGCTCATTACCCTGGCCGATCTCTACTCCTACGACCCGGGGAGGCACGACCTGGACTACTCCTGGCCCGAGCGGGTGCTCATCGCGTCCCGGGCCTTGTGGTTCTATGCCGGGAAACTGGTCTGGCCAACCGATCTCTCGGTCATCTACCCGCGCTGGAACATCAGTCTCGGGGACCCCTGGGCCTGGCTGTACCTGGCCGCCGCCCTGGTGCTGGCGGCGGTGCTGTGGCTCATGCGCCACCGGATTGGGCGTGGTCCGCTGGCCGGAACGTTGTTCTTCGTGGTGACGCTGTCACCGGTTCTGGGTTTCGTGAATCACGGCTACATGGAGTACTCTCTGGCAGCCGACCGCTTTCAATACCTGGCCGGCATCGGGGTGATGGCAGTCATCATCGGCGCCGCCGTGCACGGCGCCAGCCGGTTGTCGGGTAAATGGAAGATGGGAGCGACAGGGCTTCTGGTAGTGTTACTGGCGTTTCTCGGAACGAGGACCTGGCGCCAGGCGGGAATCTACCGAGACGATGTCACTTTCTTCAACCATGTTATTTCTCTCAATCCCAAGGCACTGAACGCTCATCGCAATCTCGGCCTCGGTTTGATCA is a genomic window containing:
- a CDS encoding tetratricopeptide repeat protein, with the translated sequence MVDTRKKTRPNPRKRSALRLASSPQASASGVAEPGKSPASRVPGKANRFFGRFSRRGALVVLALALLAGVCYLPAMLWGGLIWDDFIWFQSPAVLEWSGLGAIWSWPSSIEQEKHYWPLTYTTFWLEHKIWGLEPTGYHVVNVLLHLLNSLLLWRLLLRLVVPGAWVVAAVFVAHPLNVESVAWIIERKDVLSGLFYLLAVIVWLRFLEQPRPWRYGLALLLFVAGLLSKSVVVTLPVALLVVQWWKTDRITTKDLQRVAPFFLVALLITLADLYSYDPGRHDLDYSWPERVLIASRALWFYAGKLVWPTDLSVIYPRWNISLGDPWAWLYLAAALVLAAVLWLMRHRIGRGPLAGTLFFVVTLSPVLGFVNHGYMEYSLAADRFQYLAGIGVMAVIIGAAVHGASRLSGKWKMGATGLLVVLLAFLGTRTWRQAGIYRDDVTFFNHVISLNPKALNAHRNLGLGLIRAGRLEEALAAARIAVAQRPDFTEPYFLLGEILVRLDRLDDAKANFRRVLEIDPRQVKKLNDFAEFCFEQKRYREALDLFRMLLEVDPDNAATHSNLGAILHSLGQLDEVEKHFVRALQIAPRHKEALGNLAWLRFEQKRYREALDLFRMLLEVDPDNATTHSDIGVTLYHLGQAEAALRSFKQALSVDPTLETARTNLKEIRKTLQQEVE